The following is a genomic window from Nymphaea colorata isolate Beijing-Zhang1983 chromosome 3, ASM883128v2, whole genome shotgun sequence.
CGATCAGAAGGTGGGAACAACACTATGCTGCCTCCCCTTTTACTACCATCCTCCAACTGTTAGAAGAAAAGGATAACAAAGAACTGTGAGAAGGAAACACATGGACCAGATAAGCAGATTGAGACATCACGAAATGATGGCATGCACATGTGCAGCTAACTTAATTGgtaacactcaatctctatgTTTCCTTGCAATGTATCCCACACCACTTTATCATAACCAAAAGGTATGTGTATATATAGGTTTCAGGAGATAGTGTGAGAACCTAAGGCCTGAGGACATTGAAGGGCCACAAAATGATAACCAAATTGTAGAAGGGAACATAATCTGCAAGGTACAATCAAGGTCATAAGTTGATGCCAGAGGATGATTACCTTCATATATagggaagaaaaagggagagcgagagagatagaaaagCAGTCAACAGATCGAGTCTGCCAACAAGTCGAAAAATTCATCACCAACCCATCATAAAGTGGAAAGAAAGGCCAAGATTCAGCTAACAAGAATCTTGGGACAATGGTAACCTGGAAGCTTATCATGGTCTTCAGGAATTTCAGTAATACTTGCAGAGAAATTTGAAATGCTGAAACGTGCatacaaatatttaacaaagaTAAGGAGCAGAATAACAAGCGACCAACCCCAAATATAAATCCTCGACGGTAATGCCGATtgcattgtttttattttttcgtttTAGATGCGCTAACAGCTACATGTATCATACAATGTAAATCTTCCGTTCAACTTAATCCTCCGCGAAAGCGACGAACGAAATTGATACCAGTCACTTACTAGGATTGGATACACGGTTTTTACCACTTCTCAGAAATATTTCTCCTATTGTGAAACAAAAAGACGCAATGCATATTCCGAGTTCTAATAACGTCAAAGGAATCATATAGCGAGCTCATCCTGCTAGCAGGACTCCTTCCAAACCCTAGGCCACCAATTTTACCTCCCCCACCAATTCAAGAATCTCCCATTCCACCAGATCATAACTACTCCCTAAAGTCCTGTGATCCGTTCAATCCAATTTCACCAATAAGAAAATACATAAacgagaagaagaggaaaatcaACCTGGGCGTCGTTGGGGCAGAAGGCGAAGCAGCGCTGGACGAGAGAGGAGGAGTAGGGGCGGGAGGCGGAAGCAAACTGGTCGGCCACGACGTCGAGGTCGGGAAGGGAAGGAAGGTGGCAGAGGCCGATAACAGCGAGGATCTTGCGGCAAGACTGAAAGTCGTCCCAAGGGCTGGTCTGGGTTCCGCCAAGGAGGAAGCGGAAGCGGAGGCTGCCGGAATCCCAGGGCTGGTGAGTGAAGGGGCTCTTCTGGTGCTCTGTGTAGAATGAGCTGATGGCCGAGAGCTCCACGCGCTGGTGGCGAGAGAGCATTGCCGCATAATCACGGAGTCGCGCCTTCGGCACGAGGCCGATTGGCAGCACCGCCACCCGGATCATACACCCGCCCTCGATGCTGACGTCCGGCTCCATTGGAGTTACAGTTTGCATTCGACTGAGGCCTCAAcatctttatatagactagaagTCGATTCTTGATCTGTACCCAAATAAAAGAAACCAATAAATGAAACCCAAGTCCAAAACCATATTTCTCCCGCTTGCGCTTTTGCGTCATCCACCCAAGGGGTCGCCCTTGAGGAACCAAATCCGTCAGCTCCGAACGACAGACCCTTGAATCCATTGATATGCTTGAGAATGTACCTGTGGAAGGAcaatattggatttggataacCTGGGACAGGTTTGGATCACGGTCTAGGTTTAGATAATGGCTTGAATATATCGGGTTGGGTATAGGTATATGGATTTATGATAGGATTGTATTATGGGTTTGGCTTTGTATTCAAATGTGGATCTTGGTTTGGGTTTGATTAAAGGAAAGACCAAGGGCTTCGTTCTTTGATTTGAGAGAAGAAGACATCGCTTTTCGGCATCACCTTTCCCGTCGTCTGTCAACAGGGTTTAGAGCGAGAAGCTCTAGGCATTGCGTCACATACACTAGTACAGATATAGAGGACATAACCCGAACTGCTAGAGGCCTACCACATGTCCAATATCAATCTACACCACTCAATCAAGGGTACGAGCCTGCAGACCAATCAACTTCATAGACCCCAAAGTGGACGTGCATATGGATCAGATGCCAGTAGATTGATTGAGTGGATCGTGACCCGAATCAGACGCAAGCAGAACAAACGCCACTGCATTCTAAAATCTTACATGCGGCATGCACATGAAGGAAGGGGAAGAGTGCTTGTATTTGATACTACCAGCAAAGAGATTTACAGATCGAAATTAGCactaaaaacaagaaaatattacaAGCTATAGACAAAAAGTTGATTAATGGGGCCAGCCAGCTCAAGAGTGAAGCTGAGGCAAATGGTGAATACGGTACCAGGTTGAATGCATCAggtcaaatgaaaaattatgccGACTTTCAAGCCACTGTCAGTGCAGCATCCACCACCATCTCTCGTCCCCGCAAGTGTCACCATCATCACTAATGATATCCCATGCAGTGTAGTGGACCTTGTTTACAACCGCTTGAGGAATGCTTCCATTTCAGATGATGACATGAGAGGAGGGTGCTTGTTGGCAGAGTCTGGACTCTTGGCTACAAAAGCACCGACTCTAGTTTCTGCACCTTCAATGCTTGACTTGGGTCGTTTAGGCGCCAATTCAAAGAGATCAACTGGGGATTTCTCCTTAGGCCTGAAATGAGACTCAGTTCTCAGATCATCTGTTTGGCCTTGCCATCTAGGAATCATGTTAACTGCAAACTCATTGTCTGTGCCGTCAACTAGATTTACAGTTCTCATTGCAGAAGGAAGACTTCTTTCTGCAGGTGAATCTTGTTGCCTGTTCTGCTGTTGCTGCTCCTCTATTATTTTCTGCAAATATCTGTTCTGTGCTTCAATACGCATCTGCAAGTGTCTCTGCACCTGATTGTTCACCAGAACATGCAGCTAGTCAATGAAGAGATTCAAACAGGTAAGCTGGGGAAGTCCATAAGCAACCAACAGACTAAGAAGTAGGTCCAACTAATGCCGCAACATCTACAGACTGCACAAAACTGCCATAGAACGTCACCACATGCAAAAAAGGGTCATGAAGAAAATTCGCCAACGAGAAAGTCACATCCAAATGCAGAGGGGAAGAAACATTCTCTATACCAACATTATAgtattatattttgaaatgatGCATCAAATATATGCTGTTATGTACCTTGATTTTACAATAtctatatattaaaaaagaaccaaatgatagattacaattttctttttttgtttcagaaaTCTCAGTGTGTAGGACCATTTGTTCTCAATCCACATATGGTTAGACCTTATGATCTGTTAAAGCAGCAGTTTTTTGCAGTGAAACAAGGACCAGCATGGTACCAATAAAAAAGGAGGAGACGCAGCACAGACCACAATTTGTTGATAATAATTTATCTCACTACCTTAGACTGTGCTTTTCAGATCTAAATAACAATAACAGGCAGTACTACCTATGAAGTTCGCTACAAACTTTTCTTAATAAGAGTGCAGTGATAATCAACAACATCTGATGTTCACTTTTAAAAGTATAAGCATTCCCGTAACAACTAAAGAATGTAGACACAAAAAGCTGACTGATGAGTGAAATTTGCAAATAATGTAAGGTTGTCCAGAATGCATGAATTACCTGTGGCATGACAAAATTTGTCTGTGCATTAAGTTTCATTGTGATGGacgtttgagagagagagagagtaattgtCAAGCAAAGATATAGATGCATACAGGTCAACAAATACAGCTGAGGGAGCTACAGCCTACTGGTAAGTTAGTGAATAACAAAGAAATTGCACCTCTAGTTGTTCGTGCAACCTCTTCTGAACCTCCATCTGCATCTGAACTGCTTCATTGATCTCATCTCCACTGAATCGGTATGCAAGTCATCAACACAGAGGTACACACACatccacaaaaaagaaaagaacaatttatAAGCATATGTGCTCTCCTAATTGAGAAAACTATGCATGCTCAACATgaaagttctttctttttcccctgaTACAAAAGGTAAACCAGAGTGGACCATGGATTGATTCTGAGTTGATAAAAATTACCCCACCCCATCATTGATCATGCTCGTGCAAGGGTGTGGAATGGACGTGATTCTCAACAAGGCAATAAATACTCCAGCTACTTCAACCAACTTGCAAGTATTCAAAAGAGAATCTCTCATCAGTATGTACATCAATAACTTATGAAAAAGCgtatatttttctataaaaatgACACAGTGACATTTTAAAGCATTGTCACAgatatcaaaatattttgagaGGACCACAATATATAGGAAAAGTAACCAAAAGGAGAAAGTCCaccattgttttaaaatttttgaacttcTAAATTTAGtattatatatttcatataCTATTTCCCTCCTTCTTATTCTTCAAAATTCCCCTATCTTCTTGAATAATGTTAGATATGATGAGATGCTGCTGCAGGAAGATTTGCCCAAACAAGATGAGAATCATTCTATAAAATCACACTATTTAAATATGAAGAGAACCAGTCATAACATACTGGTGTGAGTCATTATCTTTAGCAACTTCCACTTCTTTCATAATATTTGACTTTCCTCCTGCaatgaaaaataagagataCAGAAGGAAATGAGTTTTTATTAACTAAAGAGCTCCTATAACTCCAAGCTGGATGATAACAAGAGTGAATGAACTGACCATTTGATGAATCTGGAATATACTTTGCCAGCCGATACTTCTAGAGAAGACAAGGGGAAAATATCAATCATAAAACAACAAGTTTAGAGTTCACGATAGGGACTCGTCATAAATTTCACCTGCAAGTGGCTCTTAACATGGAATATTGTGATCCCCTGAACACCCATGAACTTCAGCACACCCTTAGGTGTTGCCCCTACCAAATTAATGAAAGACTTGAGATAATTCTAGAAAATCATATACAAAAGAACACCCACCAATAAAATTTACTGCATGGAGATATGAACTACGAAGTAAAATACAAAGATGTTGACCTACAGAAGAATTCTAGTGAGTTGGGACTACtaagaaaaaattcaatagaATATAACATTATTCACACTAGACTAATGTCTTTCAAGTAGATCAGTTATTTCTGATAGAAATTCGTGTTATGTGCATTGTAATTAACTGTATCCAACAATTTTACCACCTGtctaaaattattattattattattattttggaaATACACTTGGCTGTATGATTGCAAACAATGTGCATATGGATTCCCAAGTGGCTAACCCCAATGTGGTCACAACCAAAGCCAACCTGTTACAGAAGTTTTTGATTGTCAACCAAATCAATGAAAGTTAATTACATCCAAAATAGAGGATCCTAGGATCAGAAGCCCCATGTCTGAATGCTTTTGATAAGATCCATAACGCAATGTTAAATGGATAaacatgcatatgcatgcaGACATCAATAACTGACAATAGGATAGATCAACTTAATCCACTAGATGTAGGTACCAGTGGAAAGTGCTACAATAATTTACTTCAGCTAAAGAAGCAGGATTACTTACTATCGGGCCCTCCAAGTTGTGCAATGGCCTCGACAAATCGATCGTGGAGATCAGGTGTCCAACGAAGACGTTGTTTAGTTGAACCTGTTGCACTTGTTGGAGCACGAATTCCAACTGAACCTGGATGAAGAGCAACATCTCCTGTCGAGAACTGTTTTTTCCCATGGCACTTATGAGAAATGGAAATGAATTCTGAACTTTTATCTTCATGAAGCATCTTCAAAGAAAAAGGGAACCAAAAGTTAATTTGCATCAGTATAGattcttaataaaaaaacgcGGCCGAAAGCTTATCCCTTGCAAGCACAATTGATGATAATATGCTGGGAAAAACATATATGGGATACTTGTCTTGATCAAAGATTCAATTACATACACCAGAAAAGACTAAAGTAACAGGCAATATATCCAGGAGCATACAACCTGATCATTCCCAATACTAGCTTTAATGCCTTTAATTTAATCATATTGTTAatgatgaaacaaaaaaattctgttCCCTTGAGGTCAGACAAGGAATGCTCTTGGACACCTTATCAACAATATGCATGGACGTTCATATATGTTCTCCTACCTGCACTTGGATTAAAATGCAATGGAACTCTTATCGTTCTGttagaaatttcaaatctgTGGTAATGTTTAAACGTTTCCTATAGAATCAATGTTGTTGAAGTTAGTCTTCAACTTACTGAACAAGTTTTTgatagaacaaacaaaacttATCTCATGCATGGAGACCACAGTGTGAACACCAAATTCATATCTCCCATGACCACGAAAACATGGATTCTTCATATACTAAAAGTGGGTTAAATCAAATGCATAAGGCTATCTGATGATGAAATACTGTGGCATCATTCCTCCACCACtgacaaaagaaacaaactCATGGTTCTTTGTGATATTAAGACCAACCAACTAACTGGATCCCAAATTTACCAGTTTCGTGTCCCCACTACATACCATACCACAACAAGGGTGAGACTCCAGgtttgcaacaaaaatttttgtTACAGAAGGTTATCGTGCTCAAGCATCTGTACTGCATGGACATGGACTCAAGTCCAGATTGACACCACATCAGATGTACAGCAGCACATTTACGAACCAGTGTGCATAATCAGATACTTAACCATGGAAACATCACAAGAAGCTTGATATTTTTAAGGACATCAGATTCTTAAAAGGTCAATTGTATGAGGTTTAGTCATGCCAATGAGaaaccataaaaaaagaaaataataagtagatgaaaaaatataataaaggCTAAAAAGAAACG
Proteins encoded in this region:
- the LOC116249723 gene encoding protein PHOSPHATE STARVATION RESPONSE 3-like, whose translation is MKQQHPSMLHEDKSSEFISISHKCHGKKQFSTGDVALHPGSVGIRAPTSATGSTKQRLRWTPDLHDRFVEAIAQLGGPDRATPKGVLKFMGVQGITIFHVKSHLQKYRLAKYIPDSSNGGKSNIMKEVEVAKDNDSHHGDEINEAVQMQMEVQKRLHEQLEVQRHLQMRIEAQNRYLQKIIEEQQQQNRQQDSPAERSLPSAMRTVNLVDGTDNEFAVNMIPRWQGQTDDLRTESHFRPKEKSPVDLFELAPKRPKSSIEGAETRVGAFVAKSPDSANKHPPLMSSSEMEAFLKRL